The genomic DNA TTCACGGTCTACTTACTCAACTAGTTCAATTAGGGCTTCGTCATCGGAAGAAGCGGTTGAGTTTGAGGAGTCTCCGTGTAAGGCTCTTCGGCGCTTACTTGAATCTCCTGGACTTCATCAAGGCCCTGCTTGTTTTGATGCTCTCAGTGCTAAGCTTGTTGAATCTTCTGGATTTCAGTTCTGCTTTACTAGTGGTAtattatctctctctctctctgttttGCGATTTGATAGCTAATGAGttctcttcctctctctctctctctccccctcctcTCTCGCTCTGCTCTGCTCTCTCCCctcccatctctctctctctcccctccTCTCTTGCTCTGCTCTgctctgctctctctctctctctctctctctctctctctctctccctctccctctccctctctctctctctgttttGCAATTTGATAGCTAATTAGttctcttcctctctctctctctctgctctctctatctctctcacTCTGCTCTCTCCTCTCTCGCTCTCACTtcgttctctctctctctctctctgtatatatatattcatatactGATCATATGTAATTTCGAATGTTAAGGCTGCCTTTAAGCGATCTCATGGAATACGTACAAATGACTTGGTTTATAGATATGCTTAGCAAGTGTTAAATGTATCTATATATGTTGATATGCTTTACTAGTGGTATATTTCCCCTAGTATTCTATGTACCTATATCGAAATGCTGATCAAATGTTATTTGAACTATGTTCGAATGCCTTGGTCATTATGTATTGATATGCTTATCAAGTGTTGATATGCTTATTGTATAATATTATCGTAATTAATAATAACTTTCATAAATTTGAATTGGTGTAAGTCTCAGGTTAATTGACTTTGATAAGTTCATCGGTTTTACCTGTTTGTGGACTTCTTTGTGGTTTTATGTTTGTGTACCATTATCAACATAagatttttaaataaaaaaatcaataCCAGGTGTCAATATAGAAATGCACACCAAATGTTGTTATAGAGATATAGGCTACTATCCAAATATCTACTACCACCTCTCTGTAACTTCAATATGTGTCATTATATCCCCTGACTCTATAGTAGATAGTTTTGTCTAGGCATATGTTCATGATGTATTATATAGTAGATATTAACTTATTGGTGTGAGTAAATAGATGTAATTAAACTATTTTAAAATATCGGCAGtagtgcctttgtgatttgggcATGGAAGACAGGATGAGCAAGTTTCATCCCTCCGTTAAATGGAAAGGTAGTCAGTAACTAAGCTTTTAGTTTGGTTGCCATTGTTTCTGAGTGATGTTCAAAAAAGGTTGAGGGCTTGAGGCAAGGAAAATAATTCACATCTGGGATTAAGAGCACTACTAGTCTTAGGTGTTCTACTTGGTGGAAGCTTACAACTCGGAGAGAAGCCCATTAATGAAGCAATGAACAGGTTGGCGAGACACAAATTATGCAGCCAAAGCAGCGTAAGCAGGCTTCAGTTACTTAGCAATATAGTCGGGGTTAAGTGTGATAAAGCAGAAAAGGCCAGGATTGAGTTAAAGAGGATATAAATAACTAAAACACAATACGTTTAAAGCAAATGTTATAGTTAATAAATACTCCCTCAGTCCCGGCCAATTGTTATCGTTTTTGAGGGAGTGTCtggcacgcattttaagatgaatataaagtatagttctaaaacttttttaaaatttctttttctgaataaaaatagaatgtttatacttttattcagaaaaaggaaattttaaaaaaaagttatagaactatactttctattcatcttaaaatgctTGCCGGACACTCTTttagaaacgataacaattgagagggacggagggagtactaaatttgaaatattaaataaaacattgaattaaatactgataaagTATTGTGTTGATAATCAATGGCATAATAGAATGAAAGTGACTATGTGATAAACCATCAAATCATCAATTGACTAAACAGGCTATAACCATGACGAACTCATGGAGTAATCTAACTATCTGACATAATGTACATAACTAAATTTAATGTTCGTAACTAAAACTACAGGTTACTCCTTTTCTAATATAATCGTAATAAAGAATTATAATTATCACATCATGCCATTTGGGGGTGTTTTTTTAGTCTATGTCATCTTTCCTTGCTAGTATGCTTAGTAAAGTTTCCTGTATTACTTCTAAGTAGGTTAAAAACACCATATATTTCTtgttgaatatttttatttaaattatattctCTTAAGCTCTTCATTGCAATGATCTGTTAGTAGAACCTGTTATAATGGATTCTTGTTGAGGAAACTGAAAGAATAAACTAGCTATAGTTTTCTCATGTTTTCACTAGGCTTTAGCATATCAGCTGCCCGTCTGGGATTGCCGGATACCGGATTCATATCATATGGAGAAATGCTGGATCAAGGCTCACAAATAACTCAGGCTGTATCTATTCCTGTAATCGGTGATGGAGATAATGGGTATGGCAATGCTATGAATGTGAAAAGAACTGTCAAGGGATATATCAAAGCTGGATTTGCTGGATTATTAATTGAAGATCAGGTTCATATTATTGAAAGATTTAACTGTATATAGTACAAAATACAGGTTGATAAAACTACTTTAAATATTTAGCTTGAAGGTTTTTATATGCTGTTAGAAGTTAAGGTGATGTACAAGCTTGACCTAGGAGAAATGGAGAATGCATATATATTGGACTTGTAGAATAATTTTTGGTGTATAGCCATAAGTGCTGGTATTTTATTGTCTGCATCACTATTTATGTTATTTGCAGAAACAAACTTAAAATATTTTACTTAACgcagaaataaataaatatgttaGAATTTTGGACTTGATATCTTAATTAATATTAACTTACAATAACATTGAACAAGTGGTTACTGTTATAAAGGTATTGTGTATAcctgtttacagaaaaagattTTATGTACATGATTTTGTTGGATCCAGGATAAAACACTTAATGTCGTGCGATGGATACAGAGTAGCTTATGAACTATTATTTTTGATAAAGATTAGAATTGCGTTACTTTAAAATATATACCAACAGTAGGAGATTTGAACTTATTGCCTTGTCATGTAGCTCGCCTTTACTTTATCGTGTGTTTTATATCATCACTGAGCTTTTATCTTTTTGATACCTTCTATATCCATGTTACAGATCCCCTTTAAGTAAAACATAGCAAGTCTTTCTTTGGATTGAGAATTCTAATTCTCTTGTTCTATTTACTAAATCCTTTAAAATGTTTCTTTTTTAAATATAACATTTCTGCTCAGTCTCAAAGTTAATCTTTATTTATTACTCTCTTTGCTAATATTGCTTTCGCTCAAAGGTGTCTCCCAAAGCTTGTGGACATACCCGCGGACGGAAAGTAGTTTCTAGAGAAGAAGCAGTAATGAGGATAAGAGCAGCTGTTGATGCTCGAAAGGAAAGTGGCTCTGATATTGTTATTGTAGCTCGAACAGATTCTCGTCAAGCAATCTCATTTGATGAATCAATTTGGAGATCAATGGCCTTTGTTGACGCCGGAGCTGATGTTCTCTTCATTGATGCACTGGCATCAAAAGAGGAGATGGAAAGATTTTGTAAAATATATCCTCTAGTTCCAAAAATGGTATGTGATTTTTCCTTCCATTAGATATAGCTGATGCAAAAAAATGACCTGGTATAGTGTGAAAGGGAAACCTAATTTCTGATCTGTAAGCTAAGTTGATAGATCTATCATCTATCCACATTTTAAGTTTATAATTACAGTTAATTTGAAACCAGAGACACATCTAACCAAAAACAGTTTGATAGTGAGCACAATATATGTCTGCTGCACTTTAATTGTGAGCATAATATGTGCCTGCTATTCTAAATGATGACGAAAGTTAGCCCATCATGCGGGAAATTGCTTTTATTAAACCTTATATTGAATTTGGCTTCTATACCTTGGTTAAATGATACTAGAAGTGCAAAACATATGAGACTAATTTAAAGTTCCTCTGATAATTCTAAATCATGACACCCTTTAAACTTTTGGTCACTTATGTACGATTTAGCCTGTTTTTCTCTGTTTTTGATAATTATTCTAGTTCCTTTAtgacttttatttcttttttAATGTAAGGATAGGCAAGCTAGCTCTGTCCATTAGCCTCAACGCCTCATTAGAAGTAGTTTCCTCCATTGTGATCTTTATTTGACGGCTGACGCGATAAATTTATAATCACAATTCATTAAGGCTTTAATCTCACAGAACAAACAATCATATTAGGATTGAAGGTAATATGAATCCAAATCTCTTGTTGTGTTTAAATTTGAGAATCCTAGTATAGCAATCACATTTTAATAAGGATTAATTATATCTATATGAATCTGTAAGGCTGCCTTATATGGGATGGGATGAACTATGGATAGACGGTTGCCTGTTTCATGATGTACACTTTATCCTTTTATAAACAGTTAAAGATAGCAGTATAACTAGACATTATATCTGTACTTAAAGTTAAGGTCATAGGGATAAACTAATCATAGTCTTGGTGCCATTGCACCTATTTTTTTTATGAAGCTCGCCTATTTTTACACTAATATTTAACGTATATGTGTAGGCAAATATGCTTGAAGGAGGAGGAAAAACTCCTATACTAAGTCCTCTTGAACTTGAAAATATTGGATATAAGCTTGTTGCATATCCTTTGTCCTTGATGGGAGTTTCCATTCGTGCAATGCAGGTAAAGTTTTTTTGTTAATCATTTTCATGGGTAAAACGTTCAATGTAATACGTTAATAACGTTTACAATATATCTTTTGAAACTAAATGACCTAAAGCCTAAAGGTAGCACTTGCACATAACTGGTCAATATATTATCCATAGGGCCCTTGGCTTAATCAAACCTTGCAGTGTTGTGATTTTTATTGTTAAAGTTCTTAAAATTCACTGTGTTAGCTCCGTTTCTAGATTTTTACCATATTAAGTTTACTAGCTTTTTGGTCATTTACCTTTTTCATTTAACTTAAGATAATGTCTATCAAATATGTGCAGGATGCGTTGACTGCTATTAAAGGGGGCCGTATACCTTCCCCTGGAAGCATGCCATCTTTTGAAGAATTACAAGAAATATTAGGTTTCAACTCTTACTATGAAGAGGAGAAGCGGTATATTACCAAAGGCAATGCACTTTCTTCACAAGAAGGTGTGTGAATTTTTCGATTAATTTGAGTGCCATATCATATTATCATAAAGAAACTAGTTTAGTGACATTGAATTATAGTTCAACAAATTGTTTGTCCATGTTtctaatattttattatttaatggTATCATGAGCAGTCAGCAGTCAGCAGTCAGCCCTGTTGCCAAATTTATTAAACAAACCTATATGGTGTACTATTTGCGTTCGCTTATTTATAGATGTACACATAGAGGTTTATTTGAGCTGTTTGACATAACCTCTGTATCAGATGGTAGATTAGTTATTCATCTTCCTTCATATTTTTATAGTTTAAGGTTAGTCTCAGCTAGCAGCAAAGACTTCACCATGCAAGAGAGGGATGAAGGTGACAAGGAGCAGAGCAACCAGAGTTTAC from Apium graveolens cultivar Ventura chromosome 5, ASM990537v1, whole genome shotgun sequence includes the following:
- the LOC141659564 gene encoding uncharacterized protein LOC141659564 isoform X4; this translates as MFSLGFSISAARLGLPDTGFISYGEMLDQGSQITQAVSIPVIGDGDNGYGNAMNVKRTVKGYIKAGFAGLLIEDQVSPKACGHTRGRKVVSREEAVMRIRAAVDARKESGSDIVIVARTDSRQAISFDESIWRSMAFVDAGADVLFIDALASKEEMERFCKIYPLVPKMANMLEGGGKTPILSPLELENIGYKLVAYPLSLMGVSIRAMQDALTAIKGGRIPSPGSMPSFEELQEILGFNSYYEEEKRYITKGNALSSQEVSASSKDFTMQERDEGDKEQSNQSLQEPVVEVFTPEVYSNSGARSSADPFSGIWSRKLRVKIIGREGSEKLDVRIPAGFLDGITNIVPALGGINIKALMDDAALEVGGKLLLDFNDSRGDRIQVFLE
- the LOC141659564 gene encoding uncharacterized protein LOC141659564 isoform X2 — its product is MMILSAPLCSSSWSTKHTISNTNRLYKTTLSPIATTKTILFESFLSINFSYSRSTYSTSSIRASSSEEAVEFEESPCKALRRLLESPGLHQGPACFDALSAKLVESSGFQFCFTSGFSISAARLGLPDTGFISYGEMLDQGSQITQAVSIPVIGDGDNGYGNAMNVKRTVKGYIKAGFAGLLIEDQVSPKACGHTRGRKVVSREEAVMRIRAAVDARKESGSDIVIVARTDSRQAISFDESIWRSMAFVDAGADVLFIDALASKEEMERFCKIYPLVPKMANMLEGGGKTPILSPLELENIGYKLVAYPLSLMGVSIRAMQDALTAIKGGRIPSPGSMPSFEELQEILGFNSYYEEEKRYITKGNALSSQVSASSKDFTMQERDEGDKEQSNQSLQEPVVEVFTPEVYSNSGARSSADPFSGIWSRKLRVKIIGREGSEKLDVRIPAGFLDGITNIVPALGGINIKALMDDAALEVGGKLLLDFNDSRGDRIQVFLE
- the LOC141659564 gene encoding uncharacterized protein LOC141659564 isoform X1, with amino-acid sequence MMILSAPLCSSSWSTKHTISNTNRLYKTTLSPIATTKTILFESFLSINFSYSRSTYSTSSIRASSSEEAVEFEESPCKALRRLLESPGLHQGPACFDALSAKLVESSGFQFCFTSGFSISAARLGLPDTGFISYGEMLDQGSQITQAVSIPVIGDGDNGYGNAMNVKRTVKGYIKAGFAGLLIEDQVSPKACGHTRGRKVVSREEAVMRIRAAVDARKESGSDIVIVARTDSRQAISFDESIWRSMAFVDAGADVLFIDALASKEEMERFCKIYPLVPKMANMLEGGGKTPILSPLELENIGYKLVAYPLSLMGVSIRAMQDALTAIKGGRIPSPGSMPSFEELQEILGFNSYYEEEKRYITKGNALSSQEVSASSKDFTMQERDEGDKEQSNQSLQEPVVEVFTPEVYSNSGARSSADPFSGIWSRKLRVKIIGREGSEKLDVRIPAGFLDGITNIVPALGGINIKALMDDAALEVGGKLLLDFNDSRGDRIQVFLE
- the LOC141659564 gene encoding uncharacterized protein LOC141659564 isoform X3 gives rise to the protein MMILSAPLCSSSWSTKHTISNTNRLYKTTLSPIATTKTILFESFLSINFSYSRSTYSTSSIRASSSEEAVEFEESPCKALRRLLESPGLHQGPACFDALSAKLVESSGFQFCFTSGFSISAARLGLPDTGFISYGEMLDQGSQITQAVSIPVIGDGDNGYGNAMNVKRTVKGYIKAGFAGLLIEDQVSPKACGHTRGRKVVSREEAVMRIRAAVDARKESGSDIVIVARTDSRQAISFDESIWRSMAFVDAGADVLFIDALASKEEMERFCKIYPLVPKMANMLEGGGKTPILSPLELENIGYKLVAYPLSLMGVSIRAMQDALTAIKGGRIPSPGSMPSFEELQEILGFNSYYEEEKRYITKGNALSSQEASSKDFTMQERDEGDKEQSNQSLQEPVVEVFTPEVYSNSGARSSADPFSGIWSRKLRVKIIGREGSEKLDVRIPAGFLDGITNIVPALGGINIKALMDDAALEVGGKLLLDFNDSRGDRIQVFLE